CACCAGATGGCTTCGAGGAGAGGATTGCCACAGGTTCGTCTTCCTTGTCGCCCAACGGTTTATGGGAGAGCACGTAAGTCACATCAGATCCAGCATTACCCTTCTGAACCTCGTCGCCAATAAACTTATCCGCAGACCAAAAGTCAAactccttcccctccctaTTACTCTTCATATCGCCTGTCGGAATCCCCCACTCATCAACATCGAAACGCATCCCGGAAGAAGGAAGCCTCGGCCTATGATTAAGCACCGTACTATCACTAGCATCGCTGGTGCTGGCATTACCCCTAAACCCATCAAGATTAAAGAAAACTTGCTGACTAAAATTAATTGGGCCTGCCTTGAGCAACGGCGTAACCCCGAAGGCAATCCGCCACTCATACGGCGTAACCGTGTGCGTCACGCACGAGGCGAAGATCCCAGGGAACCCATTCCACCTGTTATCGAACAGCACGAATGTAATGCTGTTGCTGATATGCACTGCGATGTCCCAGGTCTGTCGGCCCCAGCCTTTATCTCCGCCGTTGAAGAGCGAGGTCGCGTTATTGAGCGTTTGCGGTTACGGGGTAGATTGTTCCGTCGACTGGGTAGCTGGAGTTGCTTAGGAAGCCAGCGTATCGTCCTGGTTGTTCGCGGAATCAGCTTATTCAACCGGCAAAAAAAGCAAGAGAGGATAAAGTCGATAACACGCACCTATAACCCCATTTAAATATGGATTTGACTGAAGGGACGGATAACCCCTCGCATAGTCCAAGCCGAGTAAAACatcgacctcctcgccatGGGTATTATTCAGCCAGAGATTTGTAAGGGCTGCGCCATGGTTTGTAAAAGCCAGCCGAATGCCTTCGGATTGAATGATAAATTTGCCCTCTTCATTTGTTGGCCAGAGGGCTGTGAGTGCAGCGAATGGGCTGCCGCGGGTCCAGACGGACTTTACAGCGGCGAGGAGTCCGACTGAAAATTTCCAGAGGTTCATTGCTGCTCTGCAAATCAAATGTTAAGCTTCTGACCTTTTTCAGGATGACTCTATAGCTTATATTGTCTTTAATGCATGTGATTTGTTGCTGACCGGTGACTTTCTGCTCAGACGGCGGCATCCCCTCTAAATAACCCTAAGGTAGTCATCTAACGCTACGGATGTTATACCAACAATCCTCCAGCCTTTAGACTTCCACAGGTTGTACAAACTTAAGCCTTCCGTAAATGCCTTCTGccgacttcttcgtctgccCAAACTTCAACCTCCCCGCCGTATCAGGATTCGCAAGCTCGATCTCAAACGTAGACAACACTGCCGCAACAAGACACTCAAGCGTCGCCCTGGCAAAATTCGCTCCAATGCAGTTCCGTGGACCCGCGCCAAATGTAAGCATCGCATAATTACTCGAAGCACCACCAGActttgccttcttcgcgCCCATCCACCGCTCCGGATCGAACTTATCCGCATCAGGCCCCCAAAGGGTCTTGTCATGGTTCGACACCTCGGCCGAGTACAGCACAACAGTGCCCTTGGGAATCCGCTGGCCAATAAGCATGGTTTCCTTTTGTGCAACTTTTACGATAATCGGCGAGAAGGGATAGCACCGGAGCACTTCACTGCAGAATGCATTCAAGTAAGGCAGATTCTGGACCCGTAATCCAAAGTTAACGGCCGCCAGATCTGTGCCTATTGTCGCTCGCAGCTCGTCTCTTAACCGGCTCTGCATCTCCGGCCGGCGGCCTAGCTCGTACATCGTCCATTCAAAAGCCGTGGCGGTGGACTCGTGGCCTGCGGTTAAAAAGGTCATGACGTGGTCGACTAGATGGTGTTCGTCAAAAACACCGCCTGCGAGAGCAACAGTGATGATATCCTTACCCCTGTTGTTCTCAGCCACAACCAGCTgctctcttctcccttgAATAACCGCCGTCGTGAGTTCACGGAGGTACTTCGCCGATTGCGAGATCTCGATCAACTTCTTAAGCGGCACCCTCATCAATAGTCTCATGTCGAAGTACCGACTCAGCAGCCCCACCCAGCTAAACACGCGAGTCGGGTCGAGGATCAGTTTCCTGTGGTGGCTGCGCAGGTCGGTATCGGGCTGCTTGAGCGTCTGGAAATCGTGGCCCATCCCCGCCAGCCCGATGTTATTGAGTGTAGCCCTAGACATGTACTCGCGGAAGTCGATCCGGGCGAAGGAGTCTGCGCGGAGCTCGTTCGACATGCAGCGCACCATTTCCTGAGCTTTGGCCCAGAAGATGCTGGTTAATTTTCGGACGTGCGGGACTGTGAATGCTGGCATCATGTTTTTGCGATGGAGCTGTGTTCTCTCTGATCAGCTACTAGCCCAGGGGCAATGTGTTGTTTACATGCCTTGAATTCATCATTGCTAAGGAAACCAAGATTGCTACCTGTGAATCGTCTGATAGCAATCTTGACGAGGTCCTGGTGGGTGAAGTCAAAGGCATTGACTGTGAGCATGTCTCTGATGGCTGGCGGGCTTGTCACCAGGAGGGCCTCGCCGCTCAACGCAGAGTAGATTCGGAGGAGACCGTCGTTAGGGGTGGTTTCGGCAAGTTCCCGCAGAGGAACCCATGCGTTATCGGGGAACAGGACTGGGTAGTTCCCTGTCAGAATTCTTCGACGCTACTGTATGTCAGCTTTGTCTTTGTCCCTGTCTATCGCGATGCGATGTGACGTGAATACGCACCGAAGGAGTGGGGATGTTGCCGAAGGGGGTAAAATAACGGGGGTAGAGGATCATCCAATACACAGCAAAGGCAACAAAGGCAACCACATGAGCACCTAGCACTTGGAAATGCAATGCTGTATGCTCACCGCCAGCGAGAGCCTGGTGGAAGATTCCCCCCGAGGCTAGTGTAACCGTACACAGCCATAACCCGAGAAAGGAGATCATGCTGAAGGGTTGCTGAAAAAGAAACTGAGTGAATAGCTTCTTTAATAGATGTGGCATCACTTTATCCAGCTACTCAAGCGTGTGTCTTTGATACAGAGACTGGATATTAGCCATTCTTATTTCTTGCAGGCTGGTGGCGTGTTAGCTGCGCCGGTGGTGAGCCCAACAGAACCGGTGACTTCTTGCGGATGGAGAAAACAGGCATGCAGACATGTGCCGATTACACTAAGCCATCGATCGGTATACTTCAGCCACGTTGCTCGAAGGCCATACCCTATGATCTCGTAAACAACGGCTACTGGTTCGATCTTTACTAGCAATAGGCAATGTAATAGTAAAAGCTGCTATTTTGGGCGAAAACAATGATTTATGTATTATTCGATTACCTAGGCGCAATGGACAGCTGTAGTCTTCTGATGTGTGATGCGTTTTCACTGAGGACAATCCTGATGTATATGCAGCCTAACAAGGATATGGTAGAAGACATTGATATCATCAAACGCGACACACCAGCTTTTGACCAGAAACTTTCTTTTCCTTAAGAAGCCCTAGACCGCCCAACGCCTCCCCAAGACTGTCCCCTACTAATTTATGCGGATGCGTCTTCAACTTCCCTTGATCCAGCCAACTCCTGCACCAGCTTAAACCACTTGAACCCAAACCTTCTGTACTCCTCGTTCCCCTCCCCACCAAACGGCTCTGGCCAGTTAAGCCTTTTCCCCAGCAGCGTCGGGCCAAGCACCCAATCTGGCACAACCGTCTTCGGCCGGGTATGTAGGAACTTAGGGTAAGGTTCCAATGCGGTGtattccccccccccccccccccccccccccaccgGCCGAGGCATTTGTAGCAGAACTGCATTGTCTCTGGCTCAGAAATGCAGTCGAGGACGAATTTGAGTGAGTTTCGAGTGTACTTGCGGATATCGTCTGCGCATGTCTTCTGACGGTAGTCGAAGGCAGCAGTGGCGCCGTAGGATTTCACGAGGTCGAACTTGGTCGGTGAGCAGGTTGTTATGGGATTCAGGCCCGATCTGGAAGGTTAAGTTAGTAGGTATTTACTTCTAAGAGAATAACAGACTGATACTGTAACGTACAGTTTGAGCAACTGAATAGCCAGAGTCCCAGTCGCAGTGCTCCCACCATACACCAGCACATCCACCGGTTTGTCAGCCGGCAACCAAGGCGATCCAGGAACATCCAGTGATTTAAACAGCGCAAGTCCAATAGTCCCAATCCCACTTCCCAGGGTtactgcttcttcaaggGACATGTATTCCGGGATCTTTATGGCAGTAAGATCCGTCGCGCCAACATACTGCGCAAACGCGCCCACCGCAGGAGTGAGAGAGTGCATCCAAGGCACTGCGCCGCAGATTCGGTCACCCGGCTTGATGGGTGCGGCGGTTTGGACTTTGGGCCCAATGGAGACGACTTCGCCTGCGAAATCCTTTCCGGCTATTGCGCCAGGACTTGCAAGCTTGCCGACCATTTTGGTGTCAATTGGGTTTAGGGCGACGAAGGCGTTCCTCACTAGGATCATGTCGTCTTCTAGTGATGGCATTTGGACATCGTTGCGTAGGCCGAGTGTACCATCATCGCTCTCGATGATGGCGGGTTGACTGGACGGTAGCTCGGACATAGTAGGAAAATAAATAAGTagcaggaaaaggaaaaagacaaaaaaatTAGCGACGAAATTCCAATGCTTGATGTGCTGCTGGGAATCTAGTAAGCATCAGTAAGGACCATGGTTATGGTGAGGATCGAAATAAAGCCTCCACTCGCCAGAGTGGAGGATCAACAGAAACTCACTCATAAATCCATATTTTTTAGTACGTAGGCAAGCTCCGGAACTTTTCAATCGTTCGATTAAGTTGCCGGTCCTCGTATACCAACCGGAGTATATTTTGCGTCTTGTCGTTACGGCTCCCAGCCGGCCTTGGCCATGCTCTGGCAACATCTGTTCGCGCACGGCGTACTTACCGCTAGTGATTTTGTATCTTAGCATAACCAGCCGCTTTGATAGCATTGCTGTATTATGCTGTATATATAATGTGAGAATTGTAGAGAAGTGGTTTGACAGTCAGGACACAGGATTTCACTCAATTTTGTTGATCAGCTATTTGGATCGAAGCATCtctcccctccatcccacAATGCAACCCAGTAGAAATGAACCAATCGCCATTATACGCATGGGCTGCCGTTTCCCAGGTGAAGCCAGCTCCCCCTCCAAACTCTGGGACCTCCTCCACAACCCGCGCGATGTCGCCCGTGACATCCCCATTCAACCTCGACCGCTTCTACCACCCAACCGGCAGCCATCACGGTACCACCAACATCCGCCAGGCCTACCTCCTTTCCGAAGACGTGCGCGCGTTCGATGCAAAATTCTTCTCCGTCCCCCCAGGTGACGCAGAGGCCATCGACCCGCAGCAGCGCCTGCTCCTCGAAGTCACTTACGAGGCCCTCGAATCCTCAGGCCATACGCTGGCCGACCTGTCCAACTCGAATACGGGAGCCTTCGTCGGCCTCATGTCCCAGGACTACTTCGCGCTTAATGGCCAGGATGTGGACTCCGTCCCCACTTACGCTGCGTCTGGTACGGCGGCGAGTAATGCTTCCAGCCGACTCTCTTACTTTTTCAACTGGCATGGCCCGTCCATGGCAATAGATACCGCCTGCTCATCTAATCTCGTCGCTGTGAATGAGGCAGTCCAAGCCCTTCGAAACGGCACGAGCCGCGTCGCTGTAGCTTGTGGGACAAACTTGTGTTTGTCGGCGTTCACGTTTATCACATTAAGTAAGCTCAGTATGTTGTCACCGACCTCTCGATGTCACATGTGGGACGCCGACGCAGATGGCTACGCCCGAGGTGAAGGTGTTGCTTGCGTTGTTTTGAAAACCCTCAGCGATGCGATTTCAGACAGGGACCCTATCGAAGCCGTGACTCGGGAAGTGGGCGTGAATCACGATGGCAGGACGAAGGGGTTGACAATGCCAAGTGCTAAGGCCCAGGCGGCGCTAATTCGAAACACTTATGCCCGCGCTGGGCTGGATCCAACGAAGGAGGCTGATCGGTGTCAGTATTTCGAAGCGCATGGCACGGGAACGAAAGCTGGGTAGGTTGAGCCGCAGACATCTACTGTCAGAAACTGAAGATACTAAGTGGCCCCATTTTGGGACCCTCAAGAAGCCGAAGCCCTGATGAGAGCGTTTTTTCCACAGTCTGACTCCGAAGGCGAACTCTTCGTCGGGTCTATCAAAGCCGTGATCGGCCACACCGAAGGCACAGCGGGACTGGCAGGTCTTATGAAGGCTTGTCTTGCTCTTCGCAATGCAACCTTCCCCCCCAATTTACTCTTTAATAAATTAAACCCTGACCTTGAACTGTTCACAAGTCATCTCCGTGTTCCCACGGCCAACCAACCTTGGCCTGAATTGTCAGATGGTACAACTCGCAGGCTAGGTTAGCTGAAGATTGTCAGACCCCTTGGATAACAGCTAATTGTGTGACAATAGTGTCAACAGCTTTGGCCTTGGAGGTACCAACGCTCACTGCATTCTTGAAACATACAATCCACCAACAGCCAGTGACCCAGTCATTGAAATAGACATGGCCGCATCAGGAACATGCTGTATTCCATCTGTATTCTCTGCAGCATCTGATAGATCATTGGCGACACTCTTGCAGTCGACACTAAAATTCATGGACGAGAATACCGACGTTAACATGAGTGGACTGGCATATAACTTGAGCACCAAGCGATCTGCCCTGCAGCGAAGACTTGCAGTCTCCGCTACATCGATCGACGAACTTCGCGACAAGATCAAGTCCACGATAGAAGCCGCGTCAGAGAATGACGCCACTTTGCACTCCACTTCTGCTTTACCCGAACCTGCTTCATTGCTTGGGATTTTCACCGGCCAGGGCGCTCAGTGGCAAGGCATGGGGTCCCAGCTGATATCGTCGATCCCGTTAGCCCGAAGAACCGTCGAAGAGCTGGATTCATCTCTCGCAAGCTTACCATCCTACCACCGCTTATCCTGGACCCTAGAAGATTGACAGCACTACCCCCGTCGGTAAAGCCTCTCTTTCGCAGCCTCTCTGCACGGCTGTCCAAGTTATCCTGGTTGACATGCTCCGCGCTGCGGGAGTCAAGTTCCAGGCCGTTGTTGGACATTCCTCTGGAGAGATTGCTGCTGCCTATGCGGCAGGCTTTATATCTGCATGGGACGCTATCCGCATTGCGGACTACCGGGGATTCTACGCTGAAATGGCGGCAGCGCCTGGTGGGGAAAAGGGCGCAATGCTGGCTGCCGGCACCTCCTTTGAGGATGCTAGCGACCTTTGCCAGCTTGATGACTTTGCCGGGAGGATCTGCGTGGCTGCTCATAACTCTCCTAGCAGCGTGACTCTGTCGGGTGATATCGACGCTATAGCCTTGGCACGGAGGGtgcttgaagaagaggagaaattTGCCCGGCGATTAAAGGTCGACACGGCATATCACTCGACACACATGCATAAATGCTCTGTACCTTACCTTACGGCATTGAGAAACTGCAACATACAAGTGCAGCAGCCCGGGCCCGATGCACCGCAGTGGTTTAGTAGTGTCCGAAACGGTCAGGTCATCAGCAGCATGGAAAGCTTGGACAGTCAATACTGGGTCGATAACATGGTACAGCCCGAGCTATTCTGCCCAGCTGTCCAAACATGCTTGAAGTATGTGGACAAAGCCATCAACTGCGTTGTAGAGGTGGGACCGCATCCTGCTTTGCAGGGACCTGCGAAGGATTCTATTCTTGCCGCTGTGGATCGGGAGATCCCATATACTGGCACCTTGAACCGTGGAAAGAGCAGTACGGTGGCATTTTCCGACGCCCTTAGATTCCTTTGGTGTCTGTTTGGCTCTGCTGCTGTGACGCTCGGAGCGTTCCAGCAAACAAATTACCCGGATACTCCGACTACAATGACCCGCGGTCTTCCAACATACCCATGGACTCATGACAGGGGGTACTTTGCCGAATCAAGACTCATCAAGACCTTTCACAACCACCCGTTGCCCTTCCATGACTTACTAGGAATCCAGACGGCAGATGGAGCAAGGGAGGAATGGGGGTGGCGGAATATCCTGAAGATGAACGAACTCAAGTGGCTGTCGGAACACTCGGTATAAGGCCAAGTCGTCTTTCCCGCAACAGCTTACATTTGTCTTGCCATGGAAGCAGCGCTGCAACTGGCCCAAGGGAGACCAGTGAAATCGATCGATCTCTTCGATCTTGAAATCCACAAAGCTATCGCCAGCCATGACTCCACAGGCACCGAGCTCCTTACATCCATGACCAAGGTGTCTGCCCTCGACACCGAGTGGGAAGAAATCACCGCTGACTTCTCAGCCTACTCCACTATAAGCAAAGACGCTGCCAACCTTGGGCTGAACTGCTGCGGTCGTGTGCGTGTGCTTCTAGGAGAGGGCGAGGACTCGCCTTCCCACTTCTCACCTAGACTTCCCCCACTCGGAAAACTGACCGCAGTAGACGTGGATAGCTTCTACAAGATCCTGCGCGATGACTTCGGATTCGGATACGAGGGCCCCTTCCGCGCGCTCACGAATATGTCCCGCAAAACCGGCTTCGCAACAGGCACAGTTCGGTGCGAGAGGTTCGACGACTCTGAAACGTCTCTGCTCTTCCATCCCGGTATGCTGGATAGTGCCTTGCAGGGTCTGAACGCTGCCCATAGCGCCCCAGGAGATGACCGGCTCTGGACGATCGTGGCTCCGACCTTCTGTCGTTGAATATCGATCATCCCTGGACTCTGCAGCAGCAATATGACGGATAATGTTGAGATCGACTGCAATATCACTGATCCTCGCGATACGCACATCACTGGAGATGTGGAGGTCTTCTCGGAGGGTTTCAGGGAGAAGATTATCGAGGTTGAGGGGCTCACCTTCTCCCCGTTTGCGAGCGCAACTGTTGAGAACGACCGGTGTGTCTTCCAGGAGTCGTTTCTGTGCCATGCTAAGCCGAACGCGGACGTTATCTTTGGT
The DNA window shown above is from Aspergillus fumigatus Af293 chromosome 1, whole genome shotgun sequence and carries:
- a CDS encoding cytochrome P450, translating into MPHLLKKLFTQFLFQQPFSMISFLGLWLCTVTLASGGIFHQALAGGEHTALHFQVLGAHVVAFVAFAVYWMILYPRYFTPFGNIPTPSRRRILTGNYPVLFPDNAWVPLRELAETTPNDGLLRIYSALSGEALLVTSPPAIRDMLTVNAFDFTHQDLVKIAIRRFTGSNLERTQLHRKNMMPAFTVPHVRKLTSIFWAKAQEMVRCMSNELRADSFARIDFREYMSRATLNNIGLAGMGHDFQTLKQPDTDLRSHHRKLILDPTRVFSWVGLLSRYFDMRLLMRVPLKKLIEISQSAKYLRELTTAVIQGRREQLVVAENNRGKDIITVALAGGVFDEHHLVDHVMTFLTAGHESTATAFEWTMYELGRRPEMQSRLRDELRATIGTDLAAVNFGLRVQNLPYLNAFCSEVLRCYPFSPIIVKVAQKETMLIGQRIPKGTVVLYSAEVSNHDKTLWGPDADKFDPERWMGAKKAKSGGASSNYAMLTFGAGPRNCIGANFARATLECLVAAVLSTFEIELANPDTAGRLKFGQTKKSAEGIYGRLKFVQPVEV
- a CDS encoding putative aldose 1-epimerase family protein, translated to MNLWKFSVGLLAAVKSVWTRGSPFAALTALWPTNEEGKFIIQSEGIRLAFTNHGAALTNLWLNNTHGEEVDVLLGLDYARGYPSLQSNPYLNGVIDKGWGRQTWDIAVHISNSITFVLFDNRWNGFPGIFASCVTHTVTPYEWRIAFGVTPLLKAGPINFSQQVFFNLDGFRGNASTSDASDSTVLNHRPRLPSSGMRFDVDEWGIPTGDMKSNREGKEFDFWSADKFIGDEVQKGNAGSDVTYVLSHKPLGDKEDEPVAILSSKPSGVTMELYTDQDALHVHTWNSDLAGLRLKKGQGQGKVAQHAAISLEMQDWPDAVHHPEWRHRETIWGMDGLYTRFATYKFSVERR
- a CDS encoding zinc-binding alcohol dehydrogenase family protein — encoded protein: MSELPSSQPAIIESDDGTLGLRNDVQMPSLEDDMILVRNAFVALNPIDTKMVGKLASPGAIAGKDFAGEVVSIGPKVQTAAPIKPGDRICGAVPWMHSLTPAVGAFAQYVGATDLTAIKIPEYMSLEEAVTLGSGIGTIGLALFKSLDVPGSPWLPADKPVDVLVYGGSTATGTLAIQLLKLSGLNPITTCSPTKFDLVKSYGATAAFDYRQKTCADDIRKYTRNSLKFVLDCISEPETMQFCYKCLGRWGGGGGGGGNTPHWNLTLSSYIPGRRRLCQIGCLARRCWGKGLTGQSRLVGRGTRSTEGLGSSGLSWCRSWLDQGKLKTHPHKLVGDSLGEALGGLGLLKEKKVSGQKLVCRV